GGACGTGCTGGCGGGCGAGGGACTGGCCGAGTGGTTCGTGCACCGCACCGGGCACGGCATCGGACTGTCGGTGCACGAGGAGCCCTATATCGTCGCCGGCAACGAGATCACCCTGGAGCCCGGGATGGCGTTCTCGGTGGAACCGGGCATCTACTTCCCGGGCAAGTGGGGTGCCCGGATCGAGGACATCGTCATCGTCACCGAGGACGGGGTGGAGCCGGTGAACCGGCGCCCGCACGATCTGGTCGTGGTGCCGGTTTAACTGTCGCTGCGGTCCAGCAGGGTGGACGAGCCCAGCACCCGCTCCACCTTGACCTCGATGACCACCCGGCGGGGATTGACCCGGGGGGTGCGGTAACGCTGGGCGTAGCGCAGTTCGGCGTCGCGCACGGCCTCCGGGTCGGCGCTCACGGTGGCGGTGCCCTCCAGCGACAGCCAGCGCGCCCCGTCGACCTGGCTGAGCACCGCGATACCGCGCTCCTTGGCATTGACGGCCTTCTGCGAACCGCCGGTGGTGATGACCCGGGCGATGTGCGTGATCGGATCGAAGGTGAAGCCGACCGCCACGACGTGCGGCGAGTTGTCGCTGCGCAGGGTCGTCAGCATGGCCAGATGACGCTCGGTCAGGAAGGCCAGCGCATCGGTGGTCAGTCGGGTAGTCGCCTTGCGACCGGATGTAGCCATCGGGGTCCACGCTAGCGCAGGTCATAATCTGAGCCATGAAGGACACGGGCCTGGTCGTGATTTTCGGCGGGCGCAGCGAGATCGGTGTGGAAGTGGCGGTGCGCATCGCCGCCGGACGGCCGGTCGTGCTGGCGGCCCGCCGTGCCCACGACCTGGCCGCCGAGGTGGATGCCGTCCGCGCGGCCGGCGCCACCGCGGTGCAGGTCCGCGAGTTCGACGCGGACGACACGGCCGCGCATCGGGGGCTGGTCGAGTCGATCGTCGCCGAGCACGGTCGGATCGGCACCGCGGTGCTGACCTTCGGCGTGCTCGGTGACCAGGCACGCGCCGAGACCGACGCCGGACATGCGGTCGCGGTCGCGCACACCGACTATGTGGCGCAGGTGAGTCTGCTGACCGTGCTGGCGGATTCGATGCGCCGGGCCGGCGGCGGAGAGCTGGTGACCTTTTCCTCGATCGCCGGGGTGCGGGTGCGCCGCGCCAACTACGTGTACGGGTCGGCCAAGGCCGGCCTGGACGGTTTCTGCAGCGGGCTTTCCGATGCCCTGCGCGGTTCCGGTGTGCGACTGCTGGTGGTTCGCCCGGGCTTCGTGATCGGGCGGATGACCGAGGGGATGACCCCCGCCCCGTTCTCCAGCACCCCGGCCCAGGTGGCGGCGGCCACGGTGGCTTCCCTGGCCAAGGGCCGACGCACGGTATGGGTGCCCTGGCAGGTGGGGGTGATCGCGGCGGTGTTCAGAATTCTGCCGGGCCCGATCTGGCGGCGGTTGCCGCGATGAGCGCCTGGAAAATCGTCGTCGTCGGCATCGGCGCCGACGGCATGTCCGGCCTGGCCCCGTCCTCGGCCGACGAACTACGCAGCGCCACAATCATTCACGGCGCACCCCGGCAAC
This region of Mycolicibacterium diernhoferi genomic DNA includes:
- a CDS encoding F420-dependent biliverdin reductase, which produces MATSGRKATTRLTTDALAFLTERHLAMLTTLRSDNSPHVVAVGFTFDPITHIARVITTGGSQKAVNAKERGIAVLSQVDGARWLSLEGTATVSADPEAVRDAELRYAQRYRTPRVNPRRVVIEVKVERVLGSSTLLDRSDS
- a CDS encoding SDR family NAD(P)-dependent oxidoreductase; the protein is MKDTGLVVIFGGRSEIGVEVAVRIAAGRPVVLAARRAHDLAAEVDAVRAAGATAVQVREFDADDTAAHRGLVESIVAEHGRIGTAVLTFGVLGDQARAETDAGHAVAVAHTDYVAQVSLLTVLADSMRRAGGGELVTFSSIAGVRVRRANYVYGSAKAGLDGFCSGLSDALRGSGVRLLVVRPGFVIGRMTEGMTPAPFSSTPAQVAAATVASLAKGRRTVWVPWQVGVIAAVFRILPGPIWRRLPR